Proteins encoded in a region of the Paraburkholderia flava genome:
- the dcm gene encoding DNA (cytosine-5-)-methyltransferase codes for MTQAAPLELLRQARTRFTQRQIAEYVGKDIKTVRRWEKGETPCPAMLEPALNTLLQTSTATSAHAPSRFRFIDLFAGIGGIRMGFEAHGGACVFTSEWNAFSKKTYLENFGADRAFIGDIVSFPADAIPEHDVLLGGFPCQPFSIAGVSKKNALGRPHGFECNTQGTLFFDVARIIAARRPAAFLLENVKNLLSHDKGRTFEVILQTLRDELGYEVHYRVIDGCHFTPQHRERILIAGFRGPTNFSWDELQLPDEGPRLASILHRTDGSEPVLPWDADRFHDHAKHRVQPKYTLTPNLWAYLQHYAEKHRAAGNGFGFGLAYPDSVTRTLSARYHKDGSEILVYQGPRKCPRRLTPRECARLMGFPDTFRIPVSDTQAYRQFGNSVVMPVMREVARIMLPHVEALLTQSAASASAPALAMVA; via the coding sequence TCCCGCGATGCTCGAACCCGCACTGAACACGCTGCTGCAAACCAGCACTGCGACATCGGCGCACGCCCCTTCCCGCTTTCGCTTCATCGATCTGTTCGCCGGCATCGGCGGTATCCGGATGGGCTTCGAAGCGCACGGCGGCGCCTGCGTGTTCACGAGCGAGTGGAACGCGTTCTCGAAGAAAACCTACCTCGAAAATTTCGGCGCGGACCGCGCATTCATCGGTGACATCGTGTCGTTTCCCGCCGATGCGATCCCCGAACACGACGTGCTGCTCGGTGGCTTTCCGTGTCAGCCGTTTTCTATCGCCGGCGTCAGCAAGAAGAACGCGCTCGGCCGCCCGCACGGCTTCGAGTGCAATACCCAGGGCACGCTCTTTTTCGACGTCGCGCGCATCATCGCCGCGCGGCGGCCCGCGGCGTTCCTGCTCGAGAACGTGAAGAACCTGCTGTCGCACGACAAGGGCCGCACGTTCGAAGTCATTCTGCAGACGCTGCGCGACGAACTCGGTTATGAGGTGCACTACCGCGTGATCGACGGCTGCCACTTCACGCCGCAGCATCGCGAGCGGATTCTGATTGCCGGTTTTCGCGGGCCAACCAATTTCTCGTGGGACGAACTGCAACTGCCCGACGAAGGGCCGCGACTCGCGTCGATCCTGCATCGGACGGACGGCAGCGAGCCGGTTCTGCCATGGGACGCCGACCGCTTCCACGATCACGCAAAACACCGCGTGCAGCCCAAATACACGCTGACGCCGAACCTGTGGGCGTATCTGCAGCACTACGCGGAGAAGCATCGCGCGGCGGGTAACGGTTTCGGTTTCGGGCTCGCGTATCCGGACAGCGTCACGCGCACACTGTCCGCGCGTTATCACAAGGACGGCTCGGAGATCCTCGTTTATCAGGGTCCGCGCAAATGTCCGCGTCGTCTGACGCCACGCGAATGCGCACGGTTGATGGGCTTCCCCGACACGTTCCGGATTCCCGTCAGCGACACGCAGGCATACCGGCAGTTCGGCAACAGCGTCGTGATGCCGGTGATGCGCGAAGTCGCGCGCATCATGCTGCCGCATGTCGAGGCATTGCTAACGCAGTCCGCAGCTTCGGCCTCTGCTCCCGCGCTCGCGATGGTCGCGTGA
- a CDS encoding very short patch repair endonuclease, with protein sequence MVDVVDAATRSRMMSGIRGRNTKPELLIRSLLHRRGFRFRLDARDLPGRPDIVLPRYRAVVFVHGCFWHGHDCHLFKWPQTRPEFWRDKIGRNRSNDMKAQQLLRERGWRVATVWECALRGANRDLDGVLQRLVDWLQSDAETLDERGAPTPARPAGPA encoded by the coding sequence ATGGTCGACGTCGTCGATGCGGCCACGCGCAGCCGGATGATGTCCGGCATCCGCGGCCGCAATACGAAACCCGAACTGTTGATCCGCAGCCTGTTGCATCGACGCGGTTTCCGCTTTCGTCTCGATGCGCGCGATCTGCCGGGGCGCCCCGATATCGTGTTGCCGCGCTATCGCGCAGTCGTGTTCGTGCATGGCTGTTTCTGGCACGGCCACGACTGTCATCTGTTCAAATGGCCGCAGACACGGCCCGAATTCTGGCGCGACAAGATCGGCCGCAATCGAAGCAACGACATGAAGGCGCAGCAACTGCTGCGCGAGCGCGGCTGGCGCGTCGCGACCGTGTGGGAATGCGCCTTGCGTGGAGCTAATCGCGATCTTGACGGCGTGCTGCAACGTCTCGTCGACTGGCTGCAAAGCGACGCCGAAACGCTCGACGAACGCGGCGCGCCGACACCGGCCAGACCTGCCGGCCCGGCATAA
- a CDS encoding YbhB/YbcL family Raf kinase inhibitor-like protein, translated as MADFRLWSDDFPANGFMPKAQEFDDKSFGVDGDNLSPALQWDAPPADTQSFALTVYDPDATTGSGFWHWVVVNLPADTRSLARDAGNADGSLLPKGALQLRNDYGTVGFGGAAPPRGDKAHRFVFRLHALKVAQLPVTAETTNAVARFITHQNELDCTAYTGLYELK; from the coding sequence ATGGCCGATTTCCGACTCTGGTCCGACGATTTTCCCGCTAACGGCTTCATGCCGAAAGCGCAGGAGTTCGACGACAAATCGTTCGGTGTCGACGGCGACAACCTGTCACCCGCATTGCAATGGGACGCGCCGCCCGCTGACACACAAAGCTTCGCACTGACCGTCTACGATCCCGACGCCACGACCGGCAGCGGCTTCTGGCACTGGGTCGTCGTCAACCTTCCCGCCGATACGCGCTCGCTCGCGCGTGACGCCGGCAACGCCGACGGCAGTCTGTTGCCGAAAGGCGCGCTGCAGTTGCGCAACGACTACGGCACGGTCGGCTTCGGCGGCGCGGCTCCACCGCGCGGCGACAAGGCGCATCGCTTCGTGTTCCGGCTGCATGCACTGAAGGTTGCGCAATTGCCCGTGACTGCCGAAACGACGAATGCTGTCGCGCGCTTTATCACGCATCAGAACGAACTCGATTGCACGGCGTACACCGGTCTGTACGAACTCAAGTAG
- a CDS encoding MFS transporter — protein sequence MNTQEEHGLPLPDRYWAILVVALGITLAVLDSAIANVALPTIARHLHASAASSIWVVNAYQLAVTISLLPLASLGDRIGYRRVYLSGMVLFTVASLGCALATSLPALALTRVVQGFGAAGIMSVNTALVRMIYPPAQLGRGVAINAMVVAISSAVGPTVASAVLAVATWPWLFAINVPIGIVALAFGLRALPGNTRHDSPYDYASAVMNALVFGLLIFAVDGLGHGERAAYVAAELIAAGVIGYVFVRRQLTQPAPLLPVDLLQIPVFALSVGTSVCSFAAQMLAFVSLPFLLQNTLGLSQVQTGLLMTPWPLVIVFAAPISGVLSDRISAGLLGGIGLITLTCGLLLLATLGSHPQPLDIAWRMALCGAGFGIFQSPNNRTMLAAAPRERSGGASGMLGTARLTGQTLGAALVALIFGVMPRQGPTVALYVASGFSAVAAVVSMLRRAQSGVAVTR from the coding sequence ATGAACACACAAGAAGAACACGGACTCCCCCTCCCCGACCGCTACTGGGCCATCCTCGTCGTCGCACTCGGCATCACGCTCGCGGTACTCGACAGCGCGATCGCGAACGTCGCGCTTCCCACCATCGCCCGGCATCTACACGCGAGCGCTGCGTCGTCGATCTGGGTCGTCAACGCGTATCAGCTTGCGGTGACGATCTCACTGCTGCCGCTTGCGTCGCTCGGCGACCGCATCGGTTACCGGCGCGTCTATCTGAGCGGGATGGTGCTCTTCACCGTCGCCTCGCTCGGCTGCGCGCTCGCGACGTCGCTGCCCGCGCTCGCACTCACGCGCGTCGTGCAGGGCTTCGGCGCGGCCGGCATCATGAGCGTGAATACAGCGCTCGTACGGATGATCTATCCGCCGGCCCAGCTCGGCCGAGGTGTCGCGATCAATGCGATGGTCGTCGCGATATCGTCGGCGGTGGGTCCGACGGTCGCGTCGGCGGTGCTGGCCGTCGCGACGTGGCCGTGGCTCTTCGCGATCAACGTGCCGATCGGCATCGTCGCACTCGCGTTCGGCCTCCGCGCGTTGCCCGGGAATACGCGACACGATTCGCCATACGACTACGCGAGCGCGGTGATGAACGCGCTGGTGTTCGGACTGTTGATCTTCGCAGTCGATGGCCTCGGCCACGGCGAGCGGGCCGCCTACGTCGCCGCCGAACTGATCGCGGCAGGGGTCATCGGCTACGTGTTCGTGCGCCGTCAACTGACGCAGCCGGCGCCGCTTCTGCCGGTCGATCTGCTGCAGATTCCGGTGTTCGCGCTGTCGGTCGGTACATCCGTGTGTTCGTTCGCCGCGCAGATGCTTGCGTTCGTTTCGCTGCCGTTCCTGCTGCAGAACACGCTCGGACTATCGCAGGTGCAGACCGGCCTGCTGATGACGCCGTGGCCGCTCGTCATCGTCTTCGCCGCACCGATCTCCGGCGTGCTGTCGGACCGGATATCGGCGGGACTGCTCGGCGGCATCGGCCTCATTACGTTGACTTGCGGCCTGTTGCTGCTCGCGACGCTCGGCTCGCATCCGCAGCCGCTCGACATCGCGTGGCGCATGGCACTGTGCGGCGCGGGCTTCGGTATCTTCCAGTCGCCGAACAACCGCACGATGCTCGCGGCGGCGCCACGCGAACGCAGCGGCGGCGCGAGCGGCATGCTCGGCACCGCGCGACTCACCGGGCAGACGCTCGGCGCAGCACTCGTCGCGCTGATCTTCGGCGTGATGCCGCGGCAGGGTCCGACGGTCGCGCTGTATGTCGCGTCAGGATTCTCCGCGGTCGCGGCGGTGGTCAGCATGCTGCGGCGCGCGCAGTCTGGGGTTGCGGTGACGCGTTGA
- the otsA gene encoding alpha,alpha-trehalose-phosphate synthase (UDP-forming) — MSRLIVVSNRVAPTQEGRPSAGGLAIGVLDALKETGGVWFGWSGETVAEPSDPVIEKQGNVTYATVGLTKRDYDQYYRGFSNSTLWPAFHYRNDLSRYDRQEYGGYLRVNATLAKQLKALLRPDDIIWVHDYHLLPFARCLRELGVKNPIGFFLHIPFPVPEVLRTVPPHDELVRAMCSYDVVGFQTDADRQSFVDYIERGKHGTSSEDGMLHAFNRFLKVGAYPIGIYPDAIAKASEQFGDRKAVKTLRDGMRGRKLIMSVDRLDYSKGLVERFQAFERLLLNSPGLQGRVSLVQIAPPTRSDVQTYQRIRQNLEGEAGRINGRFAQLDWTPIQYLNRKYERNLLMALFRHSQVGYVTPLRDGMNLVAKEYVASQDPSDPGVLVLSQFAGAAEQLPGALVVNPFDLSQMAEALERALSMPLAERQARHSDMMVGLRENNLSVWRDTFLADLRNVATASSMTERAVKLADATAS, encoded by the coding sequence ATGAGTAGATTGATCGTGGTATCGAATCGTGTCGCGCCGACCCAGGAAGGACGCCCCTCAGCAGGCGGACTTGCGATCGGCGTGCTCGACGCGCTGAAGGAAACGGGTGGCGTATGGTTCGGATGGAGCGGCGAAACCGTCGCGGAGCCGTCGGATCCGGTGATCGAAAAGCAGGGCAACGTGACCTATGCGACCGTGGGCCTGACAAAGCGCGACTACGACCAGTATTACCGGGGCTTTTCGAACTCCACGCTGTGGCCGGCCTTCCACTATCGCAACGACCTGTCCCGCTACGACCGCCAGGAGTACGGCGGCTATCTGCGCGTGAACGCGACGCTCGCGAAGCAGTTGAAAGCGCTGCTGCGTCCCGATGACATCATCTGGGTCCACGACTACCATCTGCTGCCGTTTGCGCGCTGCCTGCGCGAACTCGGCGTGAAGAATCCGATCGGGTTCTTCCTGCACATTCCGTTTCCGGTGCCCGAAGTGCTGCGTACCGTGCCGCCGCACGACGAACTGGTGCGCGCGATGTGCAGCTACGACGTGGTCGGTTTTCAGACCGATGCGGATCGTCAGTCGTTTGTCGATTACATCGAGCGCGGCAAACACGGCACGTCGAGCGAAGACGGCATGCTGCACGCGTTCAACCGTTTCCTGAAGGTCGGTGCGTATCCGATCGGGATCTATCCGGATGCGATTGCGAAGGCATCCGAACAATTCGGCGATCGCAAGGCGGTGAAGACGTTGCGTGACGGCATGCGTGGCCGCAAGCTGATCATGAGCGTCGACCGGCTCGATTATTCGAAGGGGCTGGTCGAACGCTTCCAGGCATTCGAGCGGCTGCTGCTCAATTCGCCGGGCTTGCAAGGGCGTGTGTCGCTGGTGCAGATCGCACCGCCGACGCGTTCGGATGTGCAGACCTATCAACGCATCCGGCAGAACCTCGAAGGCGAGGCGGGTCGGATCAACGGACGTTTCGCGCAGCTCGACTGGACGCCGATCCAGTACCTGAACCGCAAGTACGAACGCAATCTGCTGATGGCGCTGTTCCGGCACTCGCAGGTCGGCTATGTGACGCCGCTGCGCGACGGGATGAACCTGGTCGCGAAGGAATATGTCGCGTCGCAGGATCCGTCCGATCCGGGCGTGCTGGTGCTGTCGCAATTCGCGGGCGCGGCGGAGCAGTTGCCGGGCGCGCTCGTCGTCAATCCGTTCGATCTGTCGCAGATGGCCGAGGCGCTGGAGCGCGCGCTGTCGATGCCGCTCGCCGAACGGCAGGCACGTCACTCGGACATGATGGTGGGGTTGCGCGAGAACAATCTGTCGGTGTGGCGCGATACGTTCCTTGCCGATCTGCGGAATGTGGCGACGGCGTCGTCGATGACGGAGCGGGCGGTGAAGCTTGCTGACGCGACTGCGTCGTGA
- a CDS encoding sigma-54-dependent transcriptional regulator, protein MPHVLIVDDDPSTREALATVIGEDGLTTATAGDLREARIQLVRQMPDVVFTDLKLPDGSGVDLFEDLDPRSGVEVIVITGHATVESAVNALKMGATDYLVKPINMQRVKAILARLPRAGDLKAEIGTLRGELRRMGRFGLMLGNSPVMQEVYDQIGRVAPTAASVMLVGESGTGKEVAAQTVHELSLRRKHAFLAVNCGAISPNLIESEMFGHERGSFTGADRQHKGYFERANGGTLFLDEITEMPVELQVKLLRVLETGMFMRVGTTKEIETDVRVIAATNRDPEQAVLEGKLRLDLYHRLNVFPISLPPLRERGKDVELLAQSFLDELNDRHSTRKHFPPAVKEMLMSYAWPGNVRELKNYVQRAHIMSATDSDSTATVPLQITLSKPAAGTAVTIPFGTSLAEADRQLILATLEQCGGVKTRAAEILGISLKTLYNRLVEYGNDASRSDEGDTADESRALGGA, encoded by the coding sequence ATGCCACATGTATTGATTGTCGACGACGATCCCTCGACCCGCGAAGCCCTCGCCACCGTCATCGGAGAAGACGGACTGACGACCGCCACCGCAGGCGATCTGCGCGAGGCGCGCATCCAGCTCGTGCGGCAGATGCCCGACGTCGTGTTCACCGACCTGAAGCTGCCGGACGGCAGCGGTGTCGATCTGTTCGAGGATCTCGATCCGCGTTCCGGCGTCGAGGTGATCGTCATCACCGGCCACGCGACCGTCGAGTCCGCAGTGAACGCGCTGAAGATGGGCGCCACCGATTACCTCGTCAAGCCGATCAACATGCAGCGCGTGAAGGCGATCCTCGCGCGACTGCCGCGCGCCGGCGACCTGAAGGCCGAGATCGGCACGCTGCGTGGCGAACTGCGCCGGATGGGCCGCTTCGGTTTGATGCTCGGCAATTCGCCGGTGATGCAGGAGGTCTACGACCAGATCGGCCGCGTCGCACCGACGGCCGCGTCGGTGATGCTGGTCGGCGAGTCGGGTACGGGCAAGGAAGTCGCCGCGCAGACCGTCCACGAACTGAGCCTGCGCCGCAAGCACGCGTTCCTCGCGGTGAATTGCGGCGCGATCTCGCCGAACCTGATCGAGTCGGAGATGTTCGGTCACGAGCGCGGTTCGTTCACCGGCGCCGATCGTCAGCACAAGGGCTATTTCGAGCGCGCAAACGGCGGCACGCTGTTCCTCGACGAGATCACCGAGATGCCCGTCGAATTGCAGGTCAAGCTACTGCGCGTGCTCGAGACGGGCATGTTCATGCGCGTCGGTACGACAAAGGAAATCGAGACCGACGTGCGTGTGATCGCCGCGACGAATCGCGATCCGGAACAGGCGGTGCTCGAAGGCAAGCTGCGTCTCGATCTCTATCACCGGCTCAACGTGTTTCCGATCAGCCTGCCGCCGCTGCGCGAGCGCGGCAAGGACGTCGAGTTGTTGGCGCAGTCGTTCCTCGACGAGCTCAACGATCGCCACAGCACACGCAAGCATTTCCCGCCGGCGGTGAAGGAGATGTTGATGTCGTACGCTTGGCCGGGCAACGTGCGTGAGCTGAAGAACTACGTGCAGCGCGCGCACATCATGTCGGCGACGGATTCCGACAGCACCGCTACCGTGCCGTTGCAGATCACGCTGTCGAAGCCGGCAGCGGGCACCGCGGTCACGATTCCGTTCGGCACGTCGCTCGCGGAAGCGGACCGTCAACTGATTCTCGCGACGCTCGAACAATGCGGCGGCGTGAAGACGCGCGCCGCGGAAATTCTCGGCATCAGTCTGAAGACGCTGTACAACCGGCTCGTCGAATACGGCAACGATGCGAGCCGTTCCGACGAAGGCGATACCGCCGACGAATCGCGCGCGCTGGGCGGCGCATAA
- a CDS encoding DUF883 family protein: protein MTETTEQLALGRQKLIEDLRVLLTDSEEMLRLAGAVSGEGVDALRERLRTHVDVLQDTLTDAQSAARRGYRVAAVNTERYVRRNPWQAVGIAAGVGFVLGVLAAR from the coding sequence ATGACTGAAACCACCGAACAACTGGCGCTCGGCAGACAGAAACTCATCGAGGACCTGCGGGTGCTGCTGACCGATTCGGAAGAGATGCTGCGTCTCGCGGGCGCGGTATCGGGCGAAGGCGTCGACGCATTGCGCGAACGGTTGCGCACGCACGTCGATGTGTTGCAGGACACGCTGACGGATGCGCAATCGGCCGCACGGCGCGGCTATCGCGTCGCGGCGGTGAACACCGAGCGCTATGTGCGGCGCAACCCGTGGCAGGCAGTCGGGATCGCGGCCGGCGTCGGGTTCGTGCTCGGCGTGCTGGCGGCGCGGTGA
- a CDS encoding sigma-54 interaction domain-containing protein yields MASIDLDSPTADGTAKATAKQRGAQDVAGLRSYGLLYGSSPAMLELYEQIDRVACTDATALIIGESGTGKELIARTIHDRSTRKDAPFIAVNCGAIPDELIEAELFGHEKGSFTGAVQGRIGYFEHANNGTLFLDEVTEMSPVRQVKLLRALETGTFFRVGGSDLIRSNVRVIAATNRDPAVAVKENGLREDLMYRLAVFPLRAPPLREREGDRELLAQHFLATLNEQEGANKTFSKRALDTVRTWSWPGNVRELKNAVYRAFILAESVVELPHPHLVSRVKKPVTQGESMSVWIGTPLADAQKQIILGTLKYCGGDKRRAAKALGVSLKTLYNRLSTYGDEEAEPPAEET; encoded by the coding sequence ATGGCGTCAATCGATCTGGACTCGCCCACTGCCGACGGCACTGCCAAGGCAACGGCGAAGCAACGCGGCGCTCAGGACGTCGCGGGGCTCAGGTCGTATGGATTGCTGTACGGCTCGTCGCCCGCGATGCTCGAGCTTTACGAGCAGATCGACCGCGTCGCATGCACCGACGCCACCGCGTTGATCATCGGCGAATCGGGCACGGGCAAGGAGTTGATCGCCCGCACGATTCACGATCGCAGCACGCGCAAGGACGCACCGTTCATCGCGGTGAACTGCGGCGCGATCCCCGACGAGCTGATCGAAGCCGAACTCTTCGGCCACGAGAAAGGCAGCTTCACCGGCGCCGTGCAAGGCCGCATCGGCTACTTCGAGCACGCGAACAACGGCACGCTGTTTCTCGACGAAGTGACCGAAATGTCGCCGGTGCGTCAGGTGAAACTGTTGCGCGCGCTCGAGACCGGCACGTTCTTTCGTGTCGGCGGCTCGGATCTGATCCGTTCGAACGTGCGCGTGATCGCCGCGACCAACCGCGATCCCGCCGTCGCCGTGAAGGAAAACGGTCTGCGCGAAGATCTGATGTATCGACTCGCGGTTTTTCCGTTGCGTGCGCCGCCGCTGCGCGAACGCGAAGGCGATCGTGAACTGCTCGCGCAGCACTTTCTCGCGACCCTTAACGAACAGGAAGGCGCGAACAAGACCTTCAGCAAGCGCGCACTCGATACCGTGCGCACGTGGTCGTGGCCCGGCAACGTGCGCGAGCTGAAGAACGCGGTGTATCGCGCGTTCATTCTCGCGGAGAGCGTGGTCGAGCTGCCGCATCCGCATCTCGTGTCGCGCGTGAAGAAGCCGGTGACGCAGGGCGAGTCGATGAGCGTGTGGATCGGCACACCGCTCGCCGATGCACAGAAACAGATCATCCTCGGCACGCTGAAGTATTGCGGCGGCGACAAACGACGTGCAGCGAAGGCGCTCGGCGTCAGCCTGAAAACCCTCTACAACCGCCTCAGCACTTATGGCGACGAAGAAGCCGAACCGCCTGCCGAAGAAACATAA